In Phenylobacterium koreense, one DNA window encodes the following:
- a CDS encoding RNA-binding protein: MTAPSVNAAARATPRTLAQAARERRDIVSGQVMGEGALVRFVAGPEGLVVPDLAAKLPGRGMWVAADRVSVETAARKGHFARSAKAKLAAPADLADQVEGLLRRRLLESLGLAKRAGELISGYEKVAAALNAGKVAWLVEAADGAADGRRKILNVARKSPNPPQVLGLFNAEELGLALGAENVIHTAFLAGRGADHWTRDVRRLAGFSPLLPESWREERPSEAGGT; the protein is encoded by the coding sequence GTGACCGCCCCCTCCGTCAACGCGGCCGCGAGAGCGACGCCCCGCACCCTCGCCCAGGCGGCGCGGGAGCGGCGGGATATCGTCTCCGGCCAGGTGATGGGGGAGGGCGCCCTGGTTCGCTTTGTCGCGGGCCCCGAGGGGCTGGTCGTTCCCGATCTCGCCGCCAAGCTGCCCGGACGCGGCATGTGGGTCGCCGCCGACCGCGTCTCGGTGGAAACCGCGGCCCGCAAGGGCCATTTCGCGCGGTCCGCCAAGGCCAAGCTGGCGGCCCCGGCCGACCTCGCCGATCAGGTCGAGGGCCTGCTGCGCCGTCGGCTTCTGGAGAGCCTCGGGCTTGCGAAACGGGCCGGGGAGCTTATCTCCGGATACGAAAAGGTCGCCGCGGCGCTGAACGCCGGTAAGGTGGCCTGGCTGGTCGAAGCCGCCGACGGCGCGGCGGACGGCCGCCGCAAGATCCTTAATGTGGCCCGCAAGTCACCTAACCCCCCTCAGGTCCTCGGACTCTTCAACGCCGAGGAATTGGGTTTGGCCTTGGGGGCGGAGAATGTGATACACACCGCCTTCCTTGCGGGGCGCGGCGCCGATCATTGGACGAGAGACGTCCGGAGATTGGCTGGCTTTAGCCCGCTCCTTCCCGAGAGTTGGCGCGAGGAGAGGCCTTCTGAGGCGGGCGGAACCTGA
- the trmB gene encoding tRNA (guanosine(46)-N7)-methyltransferase TrmB, which translates to MEDAAHPLLRSYGRIKSRPIKPRQAALVETLLPSIRPPEGPFDPRELMPGAAEAWLEIGFGGGEHMASQAARRPDVLIVGCEPFLNGVASAVRHVDEQGLSNVRIHDGDARELAARMPTGCLSRVFILFPDPWPKARHHKRRIVQPEMVAELARLLKPGGRLRFATDVAGYADWALERILASPDFDWTAERADDWRVPPADHITTRYEEKRLGDCEPVFFDFVRR; encoded by the coding sequence ATGGAAGACGCCGCTCACCCCCTCCTCCGGTCCTACGGCCGGATCAAGTCACGTCCGATCAAGCCGCGCCAGGCCGCGCTGGTCGAAACCCTGCTGCCCTCTATCCGGCCGCCCGAGGGGCCGTTCGACCCTCGCGAACTGATGCCGGGGGCCGCGGAGGCCTGGCTGGAGATCGGCTTCGGCGGCGGCGAGCACATGGCCAGCCAGGCGGCTCGCCGGCCCGACGTGCTGATCGTCGGCTGCGAGCCGTTCCTCAACGGCGTGGCCAGCGCCGTGCGGCACGTGGACGAGCAGGGGCTTTCCAACGTCAGGATTCACGACGGAGACGCGCGGGAACTCGCCGCCCGGATGCCGACCGGCTGCTTGTCGCGGGTCTTCATCCTGTTCCCGGACCCCTGGCCCAAGGCGCGGCATCACAAGCGCCGTATCGTCCAGCCGGAGATGGTCGCCGAACTGGCGCGGCTGCTGAAGCCAGGCGGGCGGCTGCGGTTCGCGACCGATGTCGCCGGCTACGCCGACTGGGCGCTGGAGCGCATCCTGGCCTCGCCGGACTTCGACTGGACAGCCGAGCGCGCCGACGACTGGCGGGTTCCGCCGGCCGACCACATCACGACACGTTATGAGGAAAAGCGCCTGGGCGACTGCGAGCCGGTGTTCTTCGACTTCGTGCGGCGCTGA
- the metK gene encoding methionine adenosyltransferase produces MSRSSYIFTSESVSEGHPDKVADRISDTVVDAFLAAEPEARVACETLVTTNRIVLAGEVRAGKPGASKAENKAMTKEILASLEPKVRAAVKDIGYAQKGFHWEKAKFSNFLHAQSADIAVGVDSTDKKEEGAGDQGIMFGYACDETPSLMPATLQYSHDILHKLAEVRHSGECEALEPDAKSQVTLLYQDGRPVEVLKIVVSTQHKKKIGDQTANSKRIAALIRPYVESVIPDGLITKKTKWHVNPTGRFLIGGPDGDAGVTGRKIIVDTYGGAAPHGGGAFSGKDPTKVDRSAAYACRYLAKNVVAAGLARKCTIQISYAIGVSDPLSFYVDLHGTGQVDPAKLELALPQMIGGATPRAIREHLGLNRPIYARTAAYGHFGRTPDNEGGFSWEKTDLVEQLKGIA; encoded by the coding sequence TTGAGCCGTTCGTCCTACATCTTCACCAGCGAAAGCGTGTCCGAGGGCCACCCCGACAAGGTGGCCGACCGTATCTCCGACACCGTGGTCGATGCGTTCCTCGCGGCCGAGCCCGAGGCCCGCGTGGCCTGCGAGACCCTGGTGACCACCAACCGCATCGTGCTGGCCGGCGAAGTTCGCGCCGGCAAGCCGGGCGCTTCCAAGGCCGAAAACAAGGCCATGACGAAGGAAATCCTCGCCAGCCTGGAGCCCAAGGTGCGCGCCGCGGTGAAGGACATCGGCTACGCTCAGAAGGGTTTCCACTGGGAGAAGGCGAAGTTCTCGAACTTCCTGCACGCCCAGTCGGCCGACATCGCCGTCGGCGTCGACTCGACCGATAAGAAGGAAGAGGGCGCGGGCGACCAGGGGATCATGTTCGGCTACGCCTGCGACGAGACCCCGTCGCTGATGCCGGCGACCCTGCAGTACTCGCACGACATCCTGCACAAGCTGGCCGAGGTGCGTCATTCGGGCGAATGCGAAGCGCTCGAACCGGACGCCAAGAGCCAGGTGACCCTGCTCTATCAGGACGGTCGCCCGGTCGAGGTGCTGAAGATCGTCGTCTCGACCCAGCACAAGAAGAAGATCGGCGACCAGACCGCCAATTCCAAGCGCATCGCCGCCCTGATCCGGCCCTATGTCGAAAGCGTCATTCCGGACGGCCTGATCACCAAGAAGACCAAGTGGCACGTCAACCCGACCGGCCGCTTCCTGATCGGCGGGCCGGACGGCGACGCGGGCGTCACCGGCCGCAAGATCATCGTCGACACCTACGGCGGGGCGGCTCCGCACGGCGGCGGCGCCTTCTCCGGCAAGGACCCGACCAAGGTGGACCGTTCGGCGGCCTATGCCTGCCGCTATCTGGCCAAGAATGTCGTCGCCGCGGGCCTGGCCCGCAAGTGCACGATCCAGATCAGCTACGCCATCGGCGTCTCCGATCCGCTGTCCTTCTATGTCGACCTGCACGGCACCGGTCAGGTCGATCCGGCCAAGCTGGAACTGGCTCTGCCGCAGATGATCGGCGGCGCGACGCCGCGGGCGATCCGTGAGCACCTGGGCCTCAACCGCCCGATCTACGCGCGCACTGCGGCCTATGGTCACTTCGGCCGTACGCCGGACAACGAAGGCGGCTTCTCCTGGGAGAAGACCGACCTGGTCGAGCAGCTCAAAGGCATCGCCTGA
- the infB gene encoding translation initiation factor IF-2, translating into MSDENDNGRTPGGRAPLTLKPRGAGSVSAGTVKQSFSHGRSKTVVVETKRQRTHASPAGNLAAPSSAERRASSPQSAGPRPSQGPSGDGSGLSAEEQRARQRAIELAREHQARQAAEQRAREERARAEAEAARAEAAKAAAAAKAEAAAAAAPPPAPAAPAASAPAAPAAPAAPAQEAPRAAAPQAAAPAPRAEAPARQDAPRSAPGQTRTYEPSRERRDDRPTTTTYRPERTREPGRYENMNFGQRAPRADAPRPPRDDRGGPRGDRTGGGRPQGDRPQGDRPRPSGEPVRYSALSPRPAPGGGRPGDRPGGPRPPRGAAPNAPPATPEIQRATRQAPRPGGEARRPDDEEDTRRKTPTAPNKAISRVKGAAQRREGRLTIQAVAGDDEGAVERMRSLASVRRAREREREKRKGGGQEQARVAREVVIPDVITVAELANRMATRGVEIIKFLMRQGVMLKINDVIDNDTAELVATEFGHTVRRVSEADVEEGFLGEEDVDDHLVPRPPVVAVMGHVDHGKTSLLDALRSADVAAGEHGGITQHIGAYQVRLASGQAVTFLDTPGHAAFSAMRARGADVTDIVVLVVAADDGVMPQTVEAIQHAKAAGAPIIVAINKMDKPDANPQRVINELLQHEIVVESLGGDTQVIEVSALKKQGLENLIEAILVQAEIMDLKANPDRTADGTVIEAKLDRGRGAVSTVLVKRGTLKRGDIVVAGANFGRVRALLNERDEQLDAAGPSVPVEILGLDGAPTPGEPFAVVESEARARELTEYRTRLKREKAGSPVAAGVTMADFMAKLQDKKVSELPVIIKADVQGSAEAIVGSLEKLATDEVRARIILSGAGAISESDVTLAKSSGAPIIGFNVRASKQAQALAEREGVEIRYYAIIYDLIDDIKGVLSGMLAPEQRETFLGNARVLQVFDITKVGRVAGCRVTEGVVRRGARVRIIREDIVVLELGTLKTLKRFKDEVAEVGSGVECGMFFEGFQDIKEGDVIECFNLEEVARSL; encoded by the coding sequence ATGAGCGACGAGAACGACAACGGCCGGACGCCCGGAGGGCGAGCTCCCCTGACCCTGAAGCCCCGTGGGGCCGGATCGGTCAGTGCGGGCACGGTGAAGCAGAGCTTCAGCCATGGCCGGTCCAAGACGGTGGTCGTGGAGACCAAGCGCCAGCGCACGCATGCGTCGCCGGCCGGGAACCTTGCTGCCCCGTCTTCGGCTGAACGCCGCGCTTCCTCGCCGCAGTCCGCCGGGCCGCGCCCGAGCCAGGGACCGTCCGGCGACGGCTCCGGCCTTTCGGCGGAAGAACAACGCGCCCGTCAGCGCGCGATCGAACTCGCCCGCGAGCATCAGGCCCGCCAGGCGGCCGAACAGCGCGCCCGCGAGGAACGCGCTCGCGCCGAAGCCGAGGCCGCCCGCGCCGAGGCTGCGAAGGCTGCCGCCGCCGCCAAGGCCGAGGCCGCCGCTGCGGCCGCCCCGCCGCCGGCGCCTGCCGCTCCGGCTGCGTCCGCTCCCGCGGCGCCTGCCGCGCCGGCCGCTCCGGCTCAGGAAGCCCCCCGTGCGGCGGCTCCGCAGGCTGCTGCGCCTGCGCCCCGCGCCGAGGCTCCGGCCCGCCAGGACGCGCCGCGGTCGGCCCCCGGCCAGACCCGCACCTACGAACCTTCGCGCGAACGCCGCGACGATCGTCCGACCACGACGACCTATCGTCCGGAGCGGACCCGCGAGCCGGGTCGCTACGAGAATATGAACTTCGGCCAGCGCGCGCCGCGCGCCGATGCGCCTCGCCCGCCCCGCGACGATCGTGGCGGTCCGCGCGGCGATCGGACCGGTGGCGGCCGCCCGCAGGGCGACCGTCCGCAAGGCGATCGCCCGCGTCCCAGCGGCGAGCCCGTCCGCTATTCGGCCCTGTCGCCGCGCCCCGCGCCCGGCGGCGGCCGGCCCGGCGATCGTCCGGGTGGCCCGCGTCCGCCTCGCGGCGCGGCTCCCAACGCTCCGCCTGCGACTCCTGAGATTCAACGTGCGACCCGTCAGGCCCCGCGGCCCGGCGGCGAGGCCCGTCGTCCCGACGATGAAGAGGATACGCGCCGCAAGACCCCGACTGCGCCCAACAAGGCGATCAGCCGGGTCAAGGGCGCGGCTCAGCGGCGCGAAGGGCGCCTGACCATCCAGGCCGTGGCCGGTGACGACGAGGGCGCCGTCGAGCGTATGCGTTCGCTGGCCTCGGTCCGCCGGGCGCGCGAGCGTGAACGTGAGAAGCGCAAGGGCGGCGGCCAGGAACAGGCCCGCGTGGCCCGCGAAGTCGTCATCCCGGACGTCATCACGGTGGCCGAACTGGCCAACCGCATGGCGACCCGCGGCGTGGAGATCATCAAATTCCTGATGCGTCAGGGCGTGATGCTCAAGATCAACGACGTCATCGACAACGACACCGCCGAACTGGTGGCCACCGAATTCGGCCACACCGTCCGCCGCGTCTCGGAAGCCGACGTCGAAGAAGGCTTCCTCGGCGAAGAGGACGTGGACGATCATCTGGTCCCGCGCCCGCCCGTCGTGGCGGTCATGGGCCACGTCGACCACGGCAAGACCTCGCTGCTGGACGCCCTGCGTTCGGCGGACGTGGCGGCCGGCGAGCACGGCGGCATCACCCAGCACATCGGCGCCTACCAGGTTCGCCTGGCCAGCGGTCAGGCCGTGACCTTCCTGGACACCCCCGGCCACGCTGCGTTCTCCGCCATGCGGGCGCGCGGCGCTGACGTCACGGACATCGTGGTCCTGGTGGTCGCCGCAGACGACGGCGTCATGCCGCAGACGGTCGAGGCCATCCAGCACGCCAAGGCGGCCGGCGCCCCGATCATCGTGGCGATCAACAAGATGGATAAGCCCGACGCCAATCCGCAGCGGGTGATCAACGAGCTGCTGCAGCACGAGATCGTCGTCGAAAGCCTCGGTGGCGACACCCAGGTGATCGAGGTCTCGGCGCTGAAGAAGCAGGGCCTCGAGAACCTGATCGAGGCGATCCTGGTTCAGGCCGAGATAATGGACCTGAAGGCCAATCCGGACCGCACTGCGGACGGCACGGTCATCGAGGCCAAGCTCGATCGCGGCCGCGGCGCGGTTTCGACCGTGCTGGTCAAGCGCGGCACCCTGAAGCGTGGCGACATCGTCGTCGCCGGCGCCAATTTCGGTCGCGTGCGGGCCCTGCTGAACGAGCGCGACGAGCAGCTCGATGCGGCCGGTCCCTCGGTGCCGGTGGAGATCCTCGGCCTCGATGGGGCTCCGACCCCCGGCGAACCCTTCGCCGTGGTGGAGAGCGAGGCTCGCGCCCGCGAACTGACCGAATACCGGACCCGCCTGAAGCGCGAGAAGGCCGGTTCGCCGGTCGCCGCCGGCGTGACCATGGCCGACTTCATGGCCAAGCTTCAGGACAAGAAGGTCTCGGAGCTGCCGGTCATCATTAAGGCGGACGTGCAAGGCTCGGCCGAGGCCATCGTCGGCTCGCTCGAAAAGCTGGCCACCGACGAAGTCCGTGCGCGGATCATCCTCTCGGGCGCCGGCGCGATCAGCGAAAGCGACGTCACCCTGGCCAAGAGCTCGGGCGCGCCGATCATCGGCTTCAACGTCCGCGCCTCGAAGCAGGCGCAGGCGCTGGCCGAACGCGAGGGCGTCGAGATCCGCTACTACGCGATCATCTACGACCTGATCGACGACATCAAAGGCGTGCTCTCGGGCATGCTGGCGCCGGAACAACGCGAGACCTTCCTGGGCAACGCGCGGGTCCTGCAGGTGTTCGACATCACCAAGGTCGGCCGCGTCGCCGGTTGCCGCGTCACCGAAGGCGTGGTTCGCCGTGGCGCTCGCGTCCGGATCATCCGCGAGGACATCGTGGTGCTCGAACTCGGTACGCTCAAGACCCTCAAGCGCTTCAAGGACGAAGTCGCCGAGGTGGGCTCCGGCGTCGAGTGCGGGATGTTCTTCGAGGGCTTCCAGGACATCAAGGAAGGCGACGTCATCGAGTGCTTCAATCTCGAAGAAGTGGCCCGCAGCCTCTAG
- a CDS encoding DUF2939 domain-containing protein: MRNLLFAFAVFALAACATTQRYDAAADVHALLVSIRDNDKATFDKHVDREALKRQVESRMLAEARKTGGDELAALGALIAPALAEAASETLIQPRTFRAVAEYYGYGPSTPIPNSLVIGGQLKTVGEGQVCAPRKKNGPCLLTFTREDGVWRLSSFDGDLSMLRTKG; encoded by the coding sequence ATGAGAAACCTGCTTTTTGCGTTCGCCGTCTTCGCGCTGGCCGCCTGTGCGACCACCCAGCGTTATGACGCGGCCGCCGACGTCCATGCCCTGCTGGTGTCCATTCGCGACAACGACAAGGCGACCTTCGACAAGCACGTGGACCGCGAGGCCCTGAAGCGGCAGGTCGAGTCCCGGATGCTGGCCGAAGCGCGCAAGACCGGCGGCGACGAACTGGCGGCCCTCGGCGCGCTGATCGCGCCGGCCCTCGCCGAGGCCGCCAGCGAGACGTTGATCCAGCCGCGGACCTTCCGCGCTGTCGCCGAGTACTACGGCTATGGCCCCTCGACCCCGATCCCGAACTCCCTGGTCATCGGCGGCCAGTTGAAGACGGTCGGGGAGGGCCAGGTGTGCGCACCCCGCAAAAAGAACGGTCCATGCCTGCTGACTTTCACCCGCGAGGACGGGGTCTGGCGGCTCTCCAGCTTCGATGGCGATCTTTCCATGCTGCGGACCAAGGGCTGA
- the nusA gene encoding transcription termination factor NusA, whose translation MSLTGISANRLELLQIAEAVAREKSIDKEIVIEAIEEAIQKGARARYGAEHDIRVRIDPKTGEMTVKRVITVIPDDAVFESEDGLAEEPVGVRRLADALRDDKDAFVGKTYEEILPPFEFGRVQTQMARQVVTGKVREAERERQYEEFKDRVGEIVNGVVKRVEYGNTVVDLGRGEGIMRRDQSIPRENFNIGDRIRCYIYDVRRETKGPQILLSRAHGGFMAKLFAQEVPEVYDGVIEIRAVARDPGSRAKMAVVSNDSSIDPVGACVGMRGSRVQAVVAELQGEKIDIIQWSPDEATFIVNGLAPAEVSKVVMDEEDERVEVVVPDEQLSLAIGRRGQNVRLASQLTGWQIDIMTESQESERRQREFTERTALFQEALDVDEVIAQLLVTEGFASVEDVAYVDASDIAAIEGFDEDTAEEIQTRAREYLEKEAAEYDAKRKALGVEDGLLEIEGVTLPMAVALGEGDVKSVEDLAGLIPDDLRGWFETRDGERVREPGILESFNLDAMDAEALIMRARIAMGWVEVPEPELEPEAEYAEGEYEAAPEEESPEA comes from the coding sequence ATGAGCCTGACCGGCATTTCCGCCAACCGGCTTGAGCTGTTGCAGATCGCCGAGGCCGTGGCCCGGGAAAAGTCGATCGACAAGGAGATCGTCATCGAGGCGATCGAGGAAGCGATCCAGAAGGGCGCCCGCGCGCGGTACGGCGCCGAGCACGACATCCGGGTACGCATCGATCCCAAGACCGGCGAGATGACCGTCAAGCGCGTCATCACCGTGATCCCCGACGACGCCGTGTTCGAGAGCGAGGACGGCCTGGCCGAGGAGCCGGTGGGCGTGCGCCGCCTGGCCGACGCCCTGCGCGACGACAAGGACGCCTTTGTCGGCAAGACCTACGAAGAGATCCTGCCGCCCTTCGAGTTCGGCCGCGTCCAGACCCAGATGGCTCGCCAGGTGGTGACCGGGAAGGTCCGCGAAGCCGAGCGCGAGCGTCAGTACGAAGAGTTCAAGGATCGCGTCGGCGAGATCGTCAACGGCGTCGTCAAGCGCGTCGAATACGGCAACACCGTCGTCGACCTGGGCCGTGGCGAAGGCATCATGCGCCGCGACCAGTCGATCCCGCGCGAGAACTTCAACATCGGCGACCGGATCCGCTGCTACATCTACGACGTCCGCCGCGAGACCAAGGGCCCGCAGATCCTGCTCAGCCGCGCCCATGGCGGCTTCATGGCCAAGCTGTTCGCCCAGGAAGTGCCGGAAGTCTATGACGGCGTGATCGAAATCCGCGCGGTGGCCCGCGATCCGGGTTCGCGCGCCAAGATGGCGGTGGTGTCGAACGACTCCTCGATCGACCCGGTCGGCGCCTGCGTCGGCATGCGCGGTTCGCGCGTGCAGGCGGTCGTGGCCGAGCTGCAGGGCGAGAAGATCGACATCATCCAGTGGAGCCCGGACGAGGCGACCTTCATCGTCAACGGCCTGGCCCCGGCCGAAGTGTCCAAGGTCGTCATGGACGAAGAGGACGAGCGCGTCGAAGTCGTGGTGCCGGACGAACAGCTGTCCCTGGCCATCGGCCGCCGCGGCCAGAACGTCCGCCTGGCCTCCCAGCTCACCGGCTGGCAGATCGACATCATGACCGAGAGCCAGGAGAGCGAGCGCCGTCAGCGCGAGTTCACCGAGCGCACGGCCCTGTTCCAGGAAGCCCTGGACGTCGACGAGGTCATCGCCCAGCTCCTGGTCACCGAAGGCTTCGCCTCGGTCGAGGACGTGGCCTATGTGGACGCCTCGGACATCGCGGCCATCGAAGGCTTCGACGAGGACACCGCCGAGGAAATCCAGACCCGCGCCCGCGAGTACCTCGAGAAGGAAGCGGCCGAGTACGACGCCAAGCGCAAGGCCCTGGGCGTCGAGGACGGTCTGCTGGAGATCGAGGGCGTGACCCTGCCGATGGCCGTGGCCCTGGGCGAAGGCGACGTGAAGAGCGTCGAGGACCTGGCCGGCCTGATCCCCGACGACCTGCGCGGCTGGTTCGAGACCCGCGACGGCGAGCGCGTGCGCGAGCCGGGCATCCTCGAAAGCTTCAATCTCGACGCCATGGACGCCGAGGCCCTGATCATGCGAGCCCGTATCGCCATGGGTTGGGTCGAGGTGCCGGAGCCCGAGCTGGAGCCGGAAGCCGAATACGCCGAGGGCGAGTACGAAGCCGCCCCCGAGGAAGAAAGCCCGGAGGCGTAA
- a CDS encoding dienelactone hydrolase family protein has translation MGYASALAAYEKFRFDDGRWARDVYRRGVGPAVIVIHEMPGLHPQVIRFADRVAAAGMTVYCPHLFGEPGRPANHPLGVLTMLGGVCIRREFNVWASDRSSPIVDWLRALARKAHADSGGRGVGAVGMCFTGGFALAMMTEPSVVAPVLSQPSLPLGASRPEKAAGVGASPAEVACARRRFQDEDLSMIGLRFHGDPFVPDARFETYRREFGDRFEAIEIDPKDAAPGGLKHPHSVLTINLAEEGPTKAAEARVISFFRERTGAA, from the coding sequence ATGGGCTACGCATCGGCGCTGGCCGCATACGAGAAGTTCCGGTTCGACGACGGCCGATGGGCCCGCGACGTCTATCGGCGGGGGGTGGGGCCGGCGGTCATCGTCATTCACGAGATGCCAGGCCTGCACCCGCAGGTGATCCGGTTCGCCGACCGGGTGGCCGCGGCCGGCATGACCGTCTATTGCCCCCATCTGTTCGGCGAGCCGGGCCGGCCGGCGAACCATCCGCTGGGCGTGCTGACCATGCTGGGCGGGGTCTGCATCCGCCGCGAGTTCAATGTTTGGGCCAGCGACCGGTCGAGCCCGATCGTGGACTGGTTGCGGGCGCTGGCGCGCAAGGCCCACGCCGACAGCGGCGGCAGAGGCGTCGGGGCGGTCGGGATGTGCTTCACCGGCGGCTTCGCCCTGGCGATGATGACCGAGCCGTCGGTCGTCGCTCCGGTGCTGTCCCAGCCTTCGCTGCCCTTGGGCGCCAGCCGGCCGGAGAAAGCGGCTGGCGTCGGCGCTTCGCCGGCGGAGGTCGCCTGCGCCCGCCGCCGCTTCCAGGACGAGGACCTCTCGATGATCGGCCTGCGGTTCCACGGCGATCCCTTCGTGCCGGATGCGCGGTTCGAGACCTACCGGCGCGAATTCGGCGATCGGTTCGAAGCGATCGAGATCGATCCGAAGGACGCTGCGCCTGGCGGCCTGAAGCATCCGCACTCGGTGCTGACCATCAATCTCGCCGAGGAGGGGCCGACCAAAGCAGCCGAGGCGCGGGTCATTTCGTTCTTCCGCGAGCGGACCGGAGCGGCGTGA
- the rbfA gene encoding 30S ribosome-binding factor RbfA yields MKRTTSKGRPSPVGPSQRQLRAGELIRHALVEILREEDFEDEALVGVSVTLTEVRMSPDLKHAVCFIEPLGGEHAPEVVKALNRHSKFLRGRLGREIDMKFTPDLKFLHDESFDEAERIGRLFDDPKVRQDLTPQPPSDSWKDED; encoded by the coding sequence ATGAAACGTACAACGTCCAAGGGCCGCCCCAGCCCGGTGGGCCCATCCCAGCGCCAGTTGCGCGCCGGCGAGCTTATTCGCCACGCCCTGGTGGAAATCCTTCGCGAGGAAGACTTCGAGGACGAAGCCCTGGTGGGCGTCTCGGTGACCCTCACCGAGGTGCGCATGAGTCCTGACCTCAAGCACGCGGTCTGCTTCATCGAACCGCTCGGCGGCGAGCATGCGCCGGAGGTGGTCAAGGCGCTGAACCGCCACTCCAAATTCCTGCGCGGCCGGCTGGGGCGCGAGATCGACATGAAGTTCACGCCGGACCTGAAGTTCCTGCACGACGAGAGCTTCGACGAGGCCGAGCGGATCGGGCGGCTGTTCGACGACCCGAAGGTGCGTCAGGACCTGACGCCTCAGCCGCCCTCGGACTCCTGGAAGGATGAAGACTGA
- the rimP gene encoding ribosome maturation factor RimP has translation MRGKTAEDRRLLELLDPVAEAAGYEIVRLRLMGGDSARRLQVMAETPEGEMVVEDCARLSRAISEVMDAADPIAGEYTLEVSSPGVDRPLTRLKDFANYEGHDARIELDRVAEGRKRFRGILAGVEGDAVGIDLEGEDSTAMIPFSWIVDAKLILTDALMKRGADERAARLSAEADQETPE, from the coding sequence ATGCGTGGCAAGACCGCTGAAGACCGCCGACTCCTGGAACTTCTCGACCCCGTCGCGGAGGCCGCAGGTTATGAGATCGTGCGCCTGCGCCTGATGGGCGGGGACAGCGCCCGTCGCCTTCAGGTGATGGCCGAGACGCCGGAAGGCGAGATGGTCGTCGAGGACTGCGCGCGGCTGTCGCGGGCGATCTCCGAAGTCATGGACGCCGCCGACCCCATCGCCGGGGAATATACGCTGGAGGTCTCGTCCCCCGGCGTCGACAGGCCGCTGACGAGGCTGAAGGATTTCGCCAACTACGAAGGCCATGACGCGCGGATCGAGCTCGACCGCGTGGCCGAGGGGCGCAAGCGCTTCCGCGGTATATTGGCCGGGGTCGAGGGCGACGCCGTGGGCATCGACCTGGAAGGCGAAGACTCCACCGCCATGATCCCGTTCTCCTGGATCGTGGATGCTAAACTCATCCTGACCGACGCGCTGATGAAGCGCGGCGCGGACGAACGCGCCGCCCGCCTGAGCGCCGAGGCCGATCAAGAAACACCCGAGTAA
- a CDS encoding helix-turn-helix domain-containing protein — translation MVKDPDTVPNPIDVHVGLRIRLRRKELGVSQERLAEAIGLTFQQVQKYERAANRVSASKLYEMARALDTSTAYFFEGLADTKSTAPSEPAGGQAHMQAFLLTSEGVELANAFPKIAPARVRRRILDLVRAMVDEEAQAED, via the coding sequence ATGGTCAAAGACCCGGACACTGTCCCCAATCCTATCGATGTCCATGTCGGCCTGCGGATTCGTCTTCGGCGCAAAGAACTCGGCGTAAGCCAGGAAAGGCTGGCCGAGGCGATTGGGCTCACCTTTCAACAGGTGCAGAAATACGAGCGCGCGGCAAACCGCGTCTCCGCTTCGAAGCTGTACGAAATGGCCCGCGCTCTGGACACCTCCACGGCCTATTTCTTCGAAGGCCTCGCCGACACCAAGTCTACGGCGCCCAGCGAGCCGGCTGGCGGCCAGGCCCACATGCAGGCCTTTCTGCTGACCTCCGAAGGTGTGGAACTGGCCAACGCCTTTCCGAAAATCGCGCCGGCGCGGGTGCGCCGCCGCATCCTCGATCTCGTCCGGGCGATGGTCGATGAAGAGGCGCAGGCCGAGGACTAG
- the ppa gene encoding inorganic diphosphatase produces the protein MDISKIPVGVNPPYDVNAIIEIPQGGEPVKYELDKESGAIMVDRFLHTAMYYPGNYGFIPHTLSDDGDPMDVLVVGPTPVVPGAVIRVRPIGTLMMVDEAGGDEKVLAVPVDKLHPFYAGVDSWRSLPAILTEQIAHFFQHYKDLEKGKRVEIVRWADPEETGELIRQGIERAKAAGKGQ, from the coding sequence ATGGACATCTCCAAGATTCCCGTCGGCGTGAACCCGCCGTACGACGTCAACGCCATCATCGAAATTCCGCAGGGCGGCGAGCCTGTGAAGTACGAGCTCGACAAGGAGAGCGGCGCCATCATGGTCGACCGCTTCCTCCATACGGCGATGTACTATCCCGGCAACTACGGCTTCATCCCGCACACCCTGTCGGACGATGGCGACCCGATGGACGTGCTGGTGGTCGGACCGACTCCGGTCGTTCCCGGCGCGGTGATCCGCGTGCGTCCGATCGGCACCCTGATGATGGTCGACGAGGCCGGCGGCGACGAAAAGGTCCTGGCCGTTCCGGTGGACAAGCTGCACCCGTTCTACGCCGGCGTGGATTCCTGGCGCAGCCTGCCGGCGATTCTGACCGAGCAGATCGCCCACTTCTTCCAGCACTATAAGGACCTGGAGAAGGGCAAGCGCGTCGAGATCGTCCGCTGGGCCGATCCGGAAGAGACCGGTGAGCTGATCCGCCAGGGGATCGAGCGCGCCAAGGCCGCCGGCAAGGGCCAGTAA